TTGTTGAGAGAAAACATCAACATATATTAGAAGTGACTCAAGCACTCATGTTTCAAGCAAATattccaaaatatttttgaaactaTGCAAGTGCTCAAGCCATTCACATAATCAATAGGATTTCCagcacaattttaaaaaataagttccCATACTAAATTCTATATGACAAACTACCAGATATCAACTACTTTCGAGTATTTGGCTGTCTTGCTTATGCTACCACCACTTCAGCTCATCGAAAAAAAGTTGATTCAAGAGCCAAAAAATCCGTTTTTTTGGACATCAACAAGGAGTTAAAGGCTACCTTCTCTATGACCTAAAGACTAGAGAAATATTTCTTTTTAGAGATGTTAAGTTCTATGAGcaccttttttctttttcattcgaTTACTCATGGCATCTTTGATTCTATACCAGAACCAGAAAATCATATTCATCAATTCATAGATCTTCTTGATTCAATCATTCACTCTCATTCACAAAATATCACTCACTTCTCATCCAATAATACACGGTGTGCATCTCCTAATCCAAACACATCTCCTCAAATAGTTTTGAGTTCTCCCTCACACACATCACCATATAATCATTCACCATCACAGCATGCATTTCAAACCGCATCACACACTATTGCATAACATCAAAACACTACACTGTCTGCTAGGCCTATTAGGCGATCCTCAAGAGAATGGAGACCCCCTCTTACCTAAGAGACTTTCACTGCTCCTTATTAACCACAGGATCAACTTGCCAATCATCTTCAGCTCTTGCAACCCGATGTGTAGCGACtctcaattttaaaaaaaaatataaatataaataaattataatttattttataaaattagagttccttatttttagaaaattattttactatcagtaattgaactaattttataacaatttaaattcaatcaaattcatattcttatatatatatatatataatattttacataattaaaactataattctaacaatttataattaataaaacttaTATGTATATCTTAATTTGAgtaattgatattttaatttaaaaatagagtttagttaataatattattatcgagTTCGATAATTGCCGATATGAGTAAATATTGGTACTCTTTGGTGAGCTTAATTTTGCTAATATTTCACTAAATATCTTTCATCTTTAAGTTACTAATATCATATTAGTAATTTATATACATTtaactttatatatattattgctattaattatattattattattattattattattattattattattattattattaaaaggCGGCAGCCATTTACCTAATGAAAAGTCGTTGTATACGTATACATATATATGATATATAGTTATGAGTATCATTAGCCTTATTAtgtcattatatatatatatatatatatatatataaagcatACGAAGGAATGAGTGGTGAGAGAGAAGAGTGACCGGGAGAGAAAAGCGTGAGAATGTAAATCTCCTCCAACCTTTTGTTTCGATTTCTTGCAATCCGTAAccccaataaaaaatctaatccgataAAAGTATTTGTATCCTCCTCCTCTACACGTTGGCACTACTTTTGGTCGATGGAAGTTGACGGCGACGTAGCTCCTCTATCCTTTGATTTTGGCCAACGGGAGTTCTAGGAGGCACAGACGATTCTGGATGTTTTCTTCTTCGATGGCTCAGTCAGAAAGCTTCACTGGAGTTTCGAATATTTTGATTCCGTACaaaggtatgattttggtttctcgtagttaatgtttaatgtcacgtgaaaacttaggctaaaagaccttaagataggaatgaaCTAAATGTATAATTGACGGATTATGTATATGGTATAAAATGTGTGGTTTAGCTGTTGTTAGTAATTTGCTATTGAAGTTGGTTGGTTTTGggaaaaaatttaatattgcTATTTGTTCGATCttgaaataatttgttactgGAAATGATTTGAATGACTGAGAGGTGTTTGGTTGGTAGCTGGGACCCTTGAAGGGTTGGCAGAAAttcgagttttagaggagatactACTAAAATTTCTATAAGAattggagttttgatttgaagtgttattttaaaaaggaaagagatTATTACGTGGCTTGTGTATTTGAGACTATTTGTTGAccctctgtcgcaagatgtgaccgggcactttaaCTCTCCAGATTCTCCCTATGGGCATGCATatattgaatatatatatatatatatatatatatatatatatatatatgaatattatatttgagtatggaatactatattattgagcctggagtttgactccatggaatactatgttattgagcttggagtttgactctatgaaatactatattattgagcttggggatgcgcgcacaGAGAGACTGTCTAATGGTTAACTGTCAGGACATGTCGGATTGGCTGTATAACCgagagatgagactcatcagccataagataggcatacatcatatgaaTTTGTTTGTCTGCTTAAGTgtgcattgttttggtttgcttaacTGTTTAATTTTGCTTatctgctacttgttctacttgctgtaaatgCTTCTCTATCTGTGTTTTTCTTGCTTGAATTGTATGTGTATGTTTTCTGAGAAACCCCTCTTGGCAGAGGTGTGAAGGGGGGTTGTCCCACAGGTGATTCAGAGGATTAGAGGAGACAGAAAGTGGAATGTTCGGTTAAATTTAGATTCAGAACTTGAATACCTTAGATAACTTACCTAATTTCTGGTGTGTAGTTGACTCCTTGAACTGAAATATGAGTGTCGAAGTTCTAAGAATGCCTCTGGCTTTCCCgggaccttttatattaactatgtgGGTACCTTTatcatactgagaacctccagttctcattccatatatattttgttatttttcagatgcaggtcgagaggcacctcgTTGAGCGTCTGGAGAGCCTTCTTACAAGCGAAATACTATCTTTTGGACTGTCATATTTTCTTTTAGGCTATACATATATGTTTATAGAATCTTCGCATGTAcattttgtgttttgtccctcctagaggtTGACTTGGAGATACAGATGTTTATTTTGtagtttgagttttattttgggttgtatataaatatatataattatatactctggccgaccttagcttcgcaggtcgaGTCTGGAGCTTGCTATCTAAGTTTTGGAACTCTGATATATACATATGTTTTCAGTTTTGTTTTGATCTCACTTGTCCGTTCTACGAACATCCATGCGAGTGTGACACGATTTTCTGTTTATCATTTTTGTTTAGCTTATTCTTCAAGGCTTCTTGATATGATTTCATCCACTATATTTATGTACATATAATTTTCCTTTAGAGGTCATAATATCTTGCCACATCtactttacgacttaagcgtaaggcactgtgtggtagggtgttacacgaTGCAAATATCCACTGAGTGATGTCTTATCCTACGAGTCACTGCCACCTTCACACCGTAGCACTTTCCACTATTAAAGAACAAAAAACCACCAGGCCTTAAGGTTGATGATTCTGCTTTGGTTTCCAAGCTTACGCGGTCGttttttggattaaaacaagcAAGTAGACAGTGGTACACCAAACTTGCCACCACTCTCATCAGTTTTGGGTACCATCAATCGAAGCATGATGATTGTCTCTTCACCAAGGGCTCTGATACTTCCTTCACCGCCATACTTGTGCATGTGGATGACCtcgtcttggtaggaaactgTATGGTTGAGATTCAGGCTGTCAAGGATCATTTGCACGAACTGTTCTAGATCAAGGACATTGGTGAACTTAAGTACTTTTTAGGCATCGAGTTTGACAGAAGTAGGTAGGGATTTGCAATGTACCATGCCTTGAACTACTTGAAGATTATGGAATGCTAGCTGCCAAGAGTGCCACAACTCCAATGAATTACTCCAGTCAACTATCAAAATCAATAGGAACAAGGTTAGAGACCAACAATGAATATCGAAGATTAATTGGGTGCCTACTCTACTTAGCAAATACAAGATCTGAAATCAGCTATGCAGTCGACAAGTTAAGCCAATTTTTGGAATGTCTCACTAACAAACACTTCGAAGCTTGCCTAAGAGTACTAAGATACTTGAAATCCTCCCCAGCACGAGGCCTATTTTTTTCCACCAAGTCCAATCTTAAAGTAATTGGCTATTCGGATAGCGATTGGGCTGCATGTCCCGATTCGAGAAGGCCAGTAACGAGCTATTGCTTCTTCCTGAGAATAAGTTTGATAACATGGAAGAGCAATAAGCAAAATGTGGTGACCACATCATCAGCAAAAGCTGAGTACAAAGCTCTCGCGGCATCAACATGTGAAGCCCAGTGGATACGTTTCATCATGAATGAGCtcaaattttcaccaatgaaGCCAATAGCCATCTACTGCGACAGCCAGACAGCATTACACATAGCTGCTAATTCAATGTTTCACGAGAAAACAAAGTATATAGAAGCGGATTGTCACATCATTTGCGACAAAGCCAAGGAACAAGTGATCAAACTACTGCCTATTAAGTTTGCAGAGCAAGCTGCAGATATCCTCACTAAAGCATTGATTCCCAAGTTATTTAATTCATGTCATCGCAAGTTCAGGCTCCTCAACATACATGTGCCTGACTTGAGGAAAGGCGTGACTTGATAACTGAAGCTTCAAGCCTGATTAGATTAGTTAGCACTGCTTTAAGTTTGTTAGAATTAGTTAGCATTAACTCTATTTATAGTTAGTCAGTTAGTCTTCTGAGCAAGCTTACGTATAAATACACAAACATGTGACTAATAGAGTTAGTTCAACCACTAATCCAATTTCTGCAATTTTTCTCAACAAGAAAATGTGCAGAGAAACATTCTCCTCACACTCCATTAGTTCTTGAATCACTTCCTTTAGATGCAGCTTAAACTCACCCTTCATCATTAAATGTATATTTTCAAATATTGTacaactttttttattatttgtatattttccttctttttcaatGGTAATGTGATCAAAGTactattctaaaaatttaatatttatatagtaATTTAATATTGTGCACAATATTTAAAATTCTCTTTTTTAGTTGTGACAACTTGCACAATAATTTTAGTTATTGTATACACAATTTGGACCCTGAACATTAAAGTTTCGTTTGTTAACATTTTCATTTTATGAAAATAGTTTACGAAAACTGCAGCACCACTTgcatttaaaaatatcaaattaaaaataactttcaataaatataagtattataattatatttaataaaataatttttaaaataaaatattacaatagatataaatataaaagttaaatttagaaattatttgtataaagttatattagattttttaattttgataagtacaaaccaacttaaaaaaaaattattttagatgCTTTTAAAAGCACCTTTATCTTTTAAGCACAAATATATAGTTTTTTCAATTTATCAAATATGACAataacaacaaagccttgtcccattAGGTGGGGTcagctacatgaatcaaacgcgCCATTGAGCTTTGCCTctatcatgtatcatgtctacagagagatcATTTACATGTAAATCTcatttgaccacctcatggatgaTCTTCCTAAGTCTTTCTCTACCTTTCACTCATtatccatcttccatctcatccactcTCCTGACTAGGTGCTTtgtcggtcttcttctcacatgttcAAACCACTTAAGATGCGATtctaccatcttttccacaatagATGTTAGttcaactctctcccttatatctttattttttattctatccaatcgcgtatgaccactcatccatctcaacatcttcatctatGTCACACTtaacttatgttcgtgctcTCCTTTGCTCGTCCAACACTCTGTACCATAAAACATAGCCACTCTGATATAGTAGTGTGATAAAATTTACCTTTAACTTTAAAAGGCATTTTTTTGTGACATATAAAATTATACGCATTCCACCGTTTTGATCAACCTgattggatcctatgatttacataaTGTTCAATCTCTACATTATCATGTATGATACatccaagatacttaaaacctTTTACTTTTCGTAGGATATTTTTTCCAATCTTCACCTATGTATTAGGATTTTTTCTTCGGCGGCCGAACTTACATTCTATATATTCCGTTTTCCTATAGCTTATGCGCATACCACACATTTTTAGAGATTCTCTCCATAAATCTACCTTCTTATTTAGATCTTCCCTTAACTC
This sequence is a window from Arachis stenosperma cultivar V10309 chromosome 10, arast.V10309.gnm1.PFL2, whole genome shotgun sequence. Protein-coding genes within it:
- the LOC130956685 gene encoding secreted RxLR effector protein 161-like, encoding MLAAKSATTPMNYSSQLSKSIGTRLETNNEYRRLIGCLLYLANTRSEISYAVDKLSQFLECLTNKHFEACLRVLRYLKSSPARGLFFSTKSNLKVIGYSDSDWAACPDSRRPVTSYCFFLRISLITWKSNKQNVVTTSSAKAEYKALAASTCEAQWIRFIMNELKFSPMKPIAIYCDSQTALHIAANSMFHEKTKYIEADCHIICDKAKEQVIKLLPIKFAEQAADILTKALIPKLFNSCHRKFRLLNIHVPDLRKGVT